From one Rhizobium sp. CIAT894 genomic stretch:
- a CDS encoding LacI family DNA-binding transcriptional regulator, translated as MNDQKIKHDQKIKRPRQADIATLAGVSVSTVSRVLANEPGISETVRRQILKVAAEHGYPVKPASETVAGGLALIASDGVTGGLSVFYETIVEGLRAGAAEAGMPFEIRMVREDRTTPDAVRDYMQAAAAEGLFLVGIDPNEMLRDWLQHNRTPTVLVNGTDPRTQFDGVSPANFFGAYQATSRLTQAGHRRILHLSGSHRQTIRERIRGFEAAIAAVPGAEGRFVSMALQGSASGEAHERMAAILAENAGFTAAFCMNDFIAVGVLEAVTEAGLRVPEDFAIVGFDDLPCALMTNPQLSTMRVDRAALGREAVSLMLSRFRNRTAPARHICQAVVPVAGGTVPNAETRE; from the coding sequence ATGAACGATCAGAAAATCAAGCACGATCAGAAAATCAAACGGCCGCGTCAGGCCGATATCGCCACACTCGCCGGCGTCTCCGTCTCCACGGTGTCGCGCGTGCTCGCCAACGAACCGGGTATCAGTGAAACCGTGCGCCGTCAGATATTGAAGGTGGCCGCCGAGCACGGCTATCCCGTCAAACCGGCTTCGGAAACCGTTGCCGGGGGACTGGCGCTGATTGCCAGCGATGGCGTCACCGGCGGTCTCAGCGTTTTCTATGAAACCATCGTCGAGGGGCTGCGGGCCGGAGCCGCTGAAGCAGGCATGCCCTTCGAAATCCGGATGGTCCGCGAGGATCGCACGACGCCGGACGCCGTGCGCGACTATATGCAGGCCGCAGCCGCCGAAGGTCTCTTTCTCGTCGGCATCGATCCGAACGAGATGCTGCGCGACTGGCTGCAGCACAACAGGACGCCGACCGTTCTGGTCAACGGCACCGACCCCAGGACGCAGTTCGACGGCGTTTCGCCGGCCAATTTCTTTGGCGCCTATCAGGCGACCAGCCGGCTGACGCAGGCCGGCCATCGCCGAATTCTGCATCTAAGCGGTTCCCACCGCCAGACGATCCGGGAGCGCATCCGTGGTTTCGAGGCGGCGATCGCCGCCGTCCCCGGCGCCGAGGGCCGTTTCGTGTCCATGGCGCTGCAGGGCAGCGCCAGCGGTGAGGCTCATGAACGCATGGCCGCGATCCTTGCCGAGAATGCCGGCTTTACCGCCGCCTTCTGCATGAATGATTTCATCGCCGTCGGCGTGCTCGAGGCCGTCACCGAAGCCGGCCTGCGGGTGCCGGAGGATTTTGCGATCGTCGGCTTCGACGATCTGCCCTGCGCGCTGATGACCAATCCGCAGCTTTCCACCATGCGTGTCGATCGCGCCGCCCTCGGGCGCGAGGCCGTCTCGCTGATGCTGTCCCGTTTCCGCAACAGGACGGCGCCGGCGCGCCACATCTGCCAGGCTGTCGTTCCCGTTGCGGGAGGGACCGTTCCGAACGCTGAAACCCGTGAGTGA
- a CDS encoding glycosyl hydrolase, with protein MKTLMKKNLSTAAIALLLLSVADLPSRSEMQYAGIVPNPAASVRTIIDKRPVVHADGIKFGAYDPNGDFGAQANVATEHLFLPWEDVDLETLRVADAYALARGRNLLITIEPWSWDVDWRLTSAQLRAKILRGGYDVNMRAIAQMISQLKSPVIVRWGQEMEDKSGRFSWAGWNPQDYITAYRRMMDIVRQEAPGTRVMWSPKGEPGLQDYYPGDDYVDLVGLSVFGLERYDELAHNQHRTFSEALKQGYDLVAGYGKPIWVAELGYQGGDAYMKPWMETATLKQSAFPNLQEVVYFNDRDVHAWPFDLGRPDWRVVESPAAN; from the coding sequence ATGAAGACGCTGATGAAAAAGAACCTCTCGACCGCTGCGATAGCGCTGCTGCTGCTGTCGGTCGCGGATCTGCCGAGCCGAAGCGAGATGCAATATGCAGGCATTGTCCCGAATCCGGCAGCGAGCGTGCGGACGATCATCGATAAACGTCCGGTCGTTCATGCCGACGGCATCAAGTTCGGCGCCTACGATCCGAACGGCGATTTCGGTGCGCAGGCGAATGTCGCGACGGAACACCTGTTCCTGCCCTGGGAAGACGTCGATCTGGAAACGCTGCGTGTCGCCGATGCCTACGCACTGGCGAGAGGCCGCAACCTGCTGATCACCATCGAACCGTGGTCCTGGGACGTCGATTGGCGGCTGACCTCCGCCCAGCTTCGCGCAAAGATTCTGCGCGGCGGCTACGATGTCAACATGCGGGCGATCGCGCAGATGATATCTCAGCTGAAAAGCCCGGTGATCGTCCGCTGGGGACAGGAGATGGAAGACAAATCCGGCCGGTTTTCCTGGGCCGGCTGGAACCCGCAGGACTATATTACGGCCTATAGGCGGATGATGGATATCGTCCGCCAGGAGGCGCCCGGCACCCGGGTCATGTGGTCGCCGAAGGGCGAGCCGGGCCTGCAGGATTATTATCCCGGTGACGACTATGTCGACCTCGTCGGGCTCTCGGTCTTCGGGCTGGAGCGCTACGATGAGCTCGCCCATAACCAGCACCGGACATTCTCCGAAGCGCTCAAGCAGGGTTATGATCTCGTCGCCGGCTATGGCAAGCCCATCTGGGTGGCGGAACTCGGCTACCAGGGCGGCGACGCCTATATGAAGCCCTGGATGGAAACCGCGACGCTGAAGCAGAGCGCTTTCCCGAACCTGCAGGAAGTCGTCTATTTCAACGACCGCGATGTGCACGCCTGGCCGTTCGATCTCGGCCGGCCCGACTGGCGGGTGGTCGAGAGCCCGGCGGCCAACTGA
- a CDS encoding DUF995 domain-containing protein translates to MRIGSRLYGAVLALGLCLPVAAHGAEAAGTKAPTPLSAYELYRMYGDRTWTWGTGGGHFFEEGRRFVAWTNDKGKQSFAEGRWVVDDLGQLCMRATWTNAEGAARASTCFGHQKLGNTIYQRRQPDGNWYVFRHAKARDDDEFRKLIPVDTVSAKARELKQVLLSQE, encoded by the coding sequence ATGCGTATCGGATCGAGATTGTATGGGGCAGTCCTTGCCCTCGGCCTGTGTTTGCCCGTGGCGGCGCACGGTGCCGAGGCGGCGGGGACGAAGGCACCGACGCCGCTCAGCGCCTATGAGCTCTATCGGATGTATGGCGACAGGACCTGGACCTGGGGCACCGGCGGCGGCCATTTCTTCGAGGAGGGCCGGCGCTTCGTCGCCTGGACCAACGACAAGGGTAAGCAGTCTTTCGCCGAAGGCAGATGGGTCGTCGACGATCTCGGTCAGCTCTGCATGCGCGCTACCTGGACCAATGCCGAGGGTGCGGCCCGCGCCAGCACCTGTTTCGGTCACCAGAAGCTCGGCAACACGATCTATCAGCGGCGCCAGCCGGACGGCAACTGGTACGTCTTCCGCCATGCAAAGGCGCGTGACGACGACGAATTCCGCAAGCTCATTCCTGTGGATACCGTGAGCGCGAAGGCGCGCGAACTGAAGCAGGTCCTGCTGAGCCAGGAGTAG
- a CDS encoding UDP-glucuronic acid decarboxylase family protein — translation MRSFVPSEGYSKASGIAVPQGVGTVLVNGGAGFLGSHLCERLLQRGHKVVCLDNFSTGRRVNVDHLASNSRFQIVEHDVRRPFDIHASLIFNFASPASPPDYQRDPVGTLLTNVLGAVNTLDCARKTGAIVVQSSTSEVYGDPNHSPQHESYCGNVNPIGPRGCYDEGKRSAETLFFDYHRTYGVDIKVGRIFNTYGPRMRPDDGRVVSNFIVQALRNADLTIYGDGEQTRSFCYVDDLVDGFLRFSAAGSACIGPINLGNPAEFTVRRLAEIIRDLTNSRSRIVHLPRVIDDPRQRRPDISRAMVELGWQPRIGLETGLARTVDYFDSVLAGTEKAEVV, via the coding sequence ATGCGTAGTTTCGTTCCCAGCGAAGGCTATTCTAAAGCATCAGGCATAGCGGTGCCCCAGGGGGTAGGCACCGTTCTGGTCAATGGCGGAGCCGGGTTCCTCGGCTCGCATCTCTGCGAAAGACTTCTGCAGCGCGGCCATAAAGTCGTATGTCTCGACAATTTTTCAACCGGCCGCCGCGTCAATGTCGATCACCTCGCCTCGAACAGCCGCTTCCAGATCGTCGAGCATGATGTCCGCCGGCCCTTCGATATCCATGCGTCACTCATCTTCAACTTCGCCTCGCCCGCTTCTCCGCCCGATTATCAGCGGGACCCGGTCGGCACGCTCCTGACCAACGTGCTCGGCGCCGTCAATACCCTGGACTGCGCGCGCAAGACCGGCGCGATCGTCGTCCAGTCGTCGACCTCGGAGGTCTATGGCGACCCGAACCACAGCCCACAGCACGAATCCTATTGCGGCAATGTCAACCCGATCGGACCGCGCGGCTGTTACGATGAAGGCAAGCGTAGCGCCGAAACCCTGTTCTTCGATTATCACAGGACTTACGGCGTCGACATCAAGGTCGGCCGCATCTTCAACACCTACGGCCCGCGCATGCGCCCGGACGACGGGCGGGTGGTTTCCAATTTCATCGTGCAGGCCCTGCGCAATGCCGATCTGACGATCTATGGCGATGGTGAGCAGACCCGCTCTTTCTGTTATGTCGACGATCTCGTCGACGGTTTCCTGCGTTTTTCGGCCGCTGGCAGCGCCTGCATCGGCCCCATCAACCTCGGCAACCCGGCCGAGTTCACCGTTCGCCGCCTGGCGGAAATCATCCGCGACCTGACGAATTCCCGTTCCCGGATCGTCCACCTGCCGCGGGTCATCGACGACCCCCGCCAGCGGCGGCCGGATATCTCCAGGGCCATGGTCGAGCTGGGCTGGCAGCCCCGCATCGGGCTCGAAACGGGCCTCGCCCGCACCGTCGACTATTTCGACAGCGTGCTCGCCGGCACAGAGAAGGCGGAGGTCGTATGA
- a CDS encoding response regulator transcription factor, producing MFMAGSGMENADQGKKLGSSGNTILVVAKADLFSECMVEALAKKFPNCEVASITNTKPMLEKDTGDLKLVLFYHIPAPELHEALQAARENHPETSVGLVVEAIDMLEPYVSRLVEARIIDGVLPLNLRLDVFMAAVDLLMKGGEHFPSALLNRLTNNNAQLEPSLYQTKSVDVARTNALKLRRDSISALTTREVQILDLICKGTQNKIIADKLHLSENTVKVHVRNIYKKMNVRNRTEAASRFFNEHPAGDDDMSGRWRN from the coding sequence ATGTTCATGGCAGGCTCAGGAATGGAGAACGCAGACCAGGGAAAGAAGTTGGGTTCATCGGGAAATACTATCCTCGTGGTCGCCAAGGCGGATCTGTTTTCAGAATGCATGGTAGAAGCGCTGGCAAAGAAATTTCCGAACTGTGAAGTGGCAAGCATAACGAACACGAAGCCGATGCTGGAAAAAGATACCGGCGATTTGAAGCTCGTTTTATTCTATCATATACCTGCACCGGAGCTTCATGAGGCACTGCAGGCTGCCCGCGAAAATCACCCGGAAACCTCTGTCGGACTGGTCGTCGAAGCCATCGACATGCTTGAACCCTATGTCAGCCGGCTGGTCGAGGCAAGGATCATCGATGGCGTCCTGCCGCTCAACCTGCGGCTCGATGTCTTCATGGCCGCTGTGGATCTGCTGATGAAGGGCGGCGAACATTTTCCGTCAGCGCTTCTCAATCGCCTGACCAACAACAACGCCCAACTGGAGCCGTCGCTCTATCAGACGAAGTCGGTCGACGTGGCGCGCACCAATGCGCTGAAGCTGAGGCGCGACAGCATTTCCGCTTTGACCACCCGCGAGGTTCAGATCCTCGATCTTATCTGCAAGGGCACGCAGAACAAGATCATTGCCGACAAGCTGCATCTTTCCGAAAACACGGTGAAGGTCCACGTCCGTAACATCTACAAGAAGATGAATGTACGAAACCGCACGGAAGCAGCATCCCGTTTCTTCAACGAGCATCCCGCCGGCGATGACGACATGTCCGGCCGGTGGCGCAACTGA
- a CDS encoding glycosyltransferase family 2 protein: protein MSDVSRLGYGTRTAKAATAADAFDAVFTGWNRVAYGFGIVCWLAALGYFWIWWFQSTHIISGAAFMLITLVLAWITLVPAYFILIFLDARAVNSCASLPEGRVAMVVTKAPSEPFAVVRATLQAMLGQVDVEFDVWLADEDPSEETRRWCAEHGVLISTRKGVAEYHRTVWPRRTRCKEGNLAYFYDHFGYARYDFVAQFDADHVPTPTYLREILRPFADPGVGYVSAPSICDANAEASWAARGRLYAEASLHGSLQTGYNNGWAPLCIGSHYAVRTSALRQIGGLGPELAEDHSTTLMMNAGGWRGVHAVDAIAHGDGPANFADLVVQEFQWSRSLVTILLQHSRHYVMRLPWRLRLQFVFSQLWYPLFSAFMAVMFLLPVAALLTGHVFVDVTYPDFLLHFAPISIVLTLFALFWRATRTFRPHNAKLFGWEGLAFIFLRWPWSLAGSLAAVRDHISGSFVDFRITPKGRQQQQSLPLRVVAPYIGLAGLCAAAMAIPNEAASAQGFYIFAAMNLSIYLSLTVLIVMRHAIENGLPLRPQSRGLWLATATGLAICVTGGMQAGSHGLRSLEALSHGQTIVSFSQSQFAVAGAGLGGKTRTVKFRIRWNGFGNTGQDQQGV, encoded by the coding sequence ATGAGCGACGTCTCGCGCCTTGGCTACGGCACCAGGACGGCAAAAGCCGCCACCGCCGCGGATGCGTTCGATGCTGTTTTCACCGGCTGGAACCGCGTTGCCTATGGTTTCGGCATTGTCTGCTGGCTGGCGGCGCTCGGCTACTTCTGGATCTGGTGGTTCCAGTCCACCCATATCATTTCCGGGGCGGCCTTCATGCTGATCACCCTGGTGCTCGCCTGGATCACGCTCGTGCCGGCCTATTTCATCCTGATCTTCCTCGATGCGCGGGCGGTCAACTCCTGCGCATCGCTTCCGGAAGGGCGGGTGGCGATGGTCGTCACCAAGGCGCCGTCCGAGCCCTTTGCCGTCGTGCGCGCCACGCTTCAGGCGATGCTCGGCCAGGTCGACGTCGAATTCGATGTCTGGCTGGCCGACGAGGATCCTTCGGAGGAAACCAGGCGCTGGTGCGCCGAGCATGGCGTGCTGATCTCGACCCGAAAAGGGGTGGCGGAATATCACCGCACGGTCTGGCCGCGCCGGACGCGCTGCAAGGAGGGTAATCTCGCTTACTTCTACGACCATTTCGGTTATGCGCGCTACGATTTCGTCGCCCAGTTCGATGCCGATCATGTGCCGACGCCGACCTATCTCCGCGAGATCCTGCGTCCCTTCGCCGATCCCGGGGTTGGCTATGTCTCCGCCCCCAGTATCTGTGATGCAAATGCCGAAGCAAGCTGGGCGGCGCGCGGCAGGCTCTATGCCGAGGCGAGCCTGCATGGTTCGCTGCAGACCGGTTACAACAATGGCTGGGCGCCGCTTTGCATCGGCTCGCATTATGCGGTTCGCACATCGGCCCTTCGTCAGATCGGCGGTCTCGGCCCCGAGCTTGCCGAAGACCACTCGACGACGCTGATGATGAATGCCGGCGGCTGGCGTGGTGTGCATGCCGTCGACGCCATCGCGCATGGTGACGGCCCGGCGAATTTTGCCGATCTCGTCGTCCAGGAATTCCAGTGGTCGCGCAGCCTCGTCACCATCCTGCTGCAACATTCCCGCCACTATGTCATGCGCCTGCCTTGGCGGCTGAGATTGCAGTTCGTGTTCTCGCAGCTGTGGTATCCGCTCTTTTCCGCCTTCATGGCCGTGATGTTCCTGCTGCCGGTTGCCGCCTTGCTGACGGGCCACGTCTTCGTCGACGTCACCTATCCGGATTTCCTGTTGCACTTCGCGCCGATATCGATCGTGCTGACGCTGTTTGCCTTGTTCTGGCGGGCGACGAGAACCTTCAGGCCGCACAATGCGAAACTGTTCGGCTGGGAGGGGCTCGCCTTCATCTTCCTGCGCTGGCCATGGTCGCTTGCCGGTAGCCTGGCGGCCGTCCGCGATCACATCTCCGGTTCCTTCGTCGACTTCCGCATTACCCCGAAGGGCAGGCAGCAGCAGCAGTCTTTGCCGCTACGCGTCGTTGCGCCCTATATCGGACTCGCCGGGCTTTGCGCGGCCGCCATGGCGATTCCCAACGAGGCCGCATCCGCCCAGGGCTTTTATATTTTCGCCGCGATGAACCTCTCGATCTATCTGTCGCTGACGGTGCTGATCGTCATGCGCCATGCGATCGAGAACGGTCTGCCGCTGCGGCCGCAATCACGCGGGCTCTGGCTTGCGACGGCCACCGGTTTGGCGATCTGCGTCACCGGCGGCATGCAGGCCGGCAGCCACGGTCTGCGCAGCCTCGAAGCCCTCTCCCACGGCCAGACGATCGTAAGTTTCAGCCAATCGCAGTTTGCCGTTGCCGGCGCCGGGCTCGGCGGCAAGACCAGGACCGTGAAGTTCCGCATCAGATGGAATGGGTTCGGAAACACGGGACAGGATCAACAAGGTGTCTGA
- a CDS encoding ABC transporter substrate-binding protein yields the protein MQVNRRSFLMGSAGAAAGLAFGAGSAFPAFAEGTSLRAMWWGSNDRAKRTLDVAKLYQSKTPGVTIVGESLSGDGYWTKLATQMAGRSVADVFQLEPGTISDYSKRGACLPLDEFVPSTLKVGSFGPDMLKLTTVDGKLYGVGLGLNSFSMFFDTVEFEKAGIPLPTPDLTWDEYAKLAVELAKSSGKGGGPYAARYNYVFDAWLRQRGKSLFAKESAGLGFTADDATEWFDYWEKLRKAGGTVAADVQTLDQNTIDTNCLGLGKSVIGMAYSNQMIGYQLIIKNKLGITMLPREKKAGPSGHYYRPALIWSVGATTKNGEAAAKFIDFFVNDVEAGKILGVERGVPMSPTVREAILPQLNPTEQETVKYVNLLKDQVGEYPPPVPMGATQFDQRVLRPICDELAFERISPADAATRLIEEGKATIKG from the coding sequence ATGCAGGTCAATCGCCGTTCATTCCTGATGGGGTCAGCAGGTGCCGCCGCCGGCCTCGCCTTCGGCGCGGGAAGCGCCTTTCCGGCCTTTGCCGAGGGCACGTCGTTGCGCGCCATGTGGTGGGGGTCCAACGACCGCGCCAAGCGTACGCTCGACGTCGCCAAGCTCTATCAGTCGAAAACGCCTGGCGTCACGATCGTCGGTGAATCGCTTTCGGGCGACGGCTACTGGACGAAACTCGCAACGCAGATGGCCGGCCGCTCGGTCGCCGACGTCTTCCAGCTCGAGCCGGGAACGATCTCCGACTATTCCAAGCGCGGCGCCTGCCTGCCGCTCGATGAATTCGTCCCTTCGACGCTGAAGGTCGGCAGCTTCGGCCCCGACATGCTGAAGCTGACCACCGTCGACGGCAAGCTCTACGGCGTCGGCCTCGGCCTCAACTCCTTCTCGATGTTCTTCGACACGGTCGAATTCGAAAAGGCAGGAATCCCGCTGCCGACGCCCGACCTCACCTGGGATGAATATGCCAAGCTCGCGGTCGAATTGGCAAAGTCCTCCGGCAAGGGCGGCGGCCCCTATGCGGCACGCTACAACTATGTGTTCGATGCCTGGCTGCGCCAGCGCGGCAAGAGCCTCTTTGCCAAGGAAAGTGCCGGACTCGGCTTCACGGCCGACGACGCCACGGAATGGTTCGACTACTGGGAGAAGCTGCGCAAGGCGGGCGGCACCGTTGCGGCCGACGTGCAGACGCTCGATCAGAACACCATCGACACCAATTGCCTCGGTCTCGGCAAATCGGTGATCGGCATGGCCTATTCCAACCAAATGATCGGCTATCAGCTGATCATCAAGAACAAGCTCGGTATCACCATGCTGCCGCGCGAAAAGAAGGCTGGCCCCTCCGGCCACTATTATCGTCCGGCACTGATCTGGAGCGTCGGCGCCACGACGAAGAACGGCGAAGCGGCCGCGAAGTTCATCGATTTCTTCGTCAACGATGTCGAGGCCGGCAAGATTCTCGGCGTCGAGCGCGGCGTGCCGATGTCGCCGACCGTACGCGAAGCCATCCTGCCGCAGCTCAACCCGACGGAGCAGGAAACAGTCAAATACGTCAATCTTCTCAAGGATCAGGTCGGCGAATATCCGCCGCCGGTGCCGATGGGCGCAACCCAGTTCGACCAGCGCGTGCTGCGCCCGATCTGCGACGAACTCGCCTTCGAACGAATTTCGCCGGCCGATGCGGCGACCCGGCTGATCGAAGAGGGTAAGGCGACGATCAAGGGATGA
- the galE gene encoding UDP-glucose 4-epimerase GalE → MPRYILVTGGAGFIGSHICKALARAGMVPVTYDNLSTGHADSVRWGPLIRAELADAATLRRTLAEFSPDCVIHCGANAYVGESVEMPRKYYRNNVVGSLTLLEACLDQDIGRIVFSSSCATYGIPASLPIREESPQLPVNPYGRTKLIFEMALEDFAAAYGIRFAALRYFNAAGADPEGELAERHQPETHLIPRALLAAAGRLERLDVFGTDYATEDGTCVRDYIHVSDLAQAHLAAVNHLMEDGGSLSVNLGSGRGTSVREVLEAIHRATGHEVPVRYRPRRAGDPPILFANIARAKAELGFTPALSDIDTIIRTASPTFGLGVVA, encoded by the coding sequence ATGCCCCGCTATATTCTGGTTACCGGCGGCGCCGGTTTCATAGGCAGTCATATCTGCAAAGCGCTGGCGCGCGCCGGCATGGTCCCGGTCACCTACGACAATCTCTCGACCGGGCATGCCGACAGTGTCCGCTGGGGACCGCTTATTCGGGCCGAGCTTGCAGACGCCGCCACGCTGCGCCGGACTCTCGCAGAGTTTTCGCCCGATTGCGTCATCCATTGTGGTGCCAATGCCTATGTCGGCGAATCCGTCGAGATGCCAAGGAAATATTACCGGAACAACGTCGTCGGCAGCCTGACGCTGCTCGAGGCCTGCCTCGACCAGGATATCGGCCGGATCGTCTTTTCGAGCAGCTGCGCCACCTATGGCATTCCTGCCTCCCTGCCGATCCGCGAGGAAAGCCCGCAGCTGCCGGTCAACCCCTATGGGCGCACCAAGCTGATATTCGAGATGGCGCTCGAGGATTTCGCCGCCGCCTATGGCATCCGTTTCGCCGCGCTGCGTTATTTCAACGCGGCCGGCGCCGATCCGGAGGGTGAGCTTGCCGAGCGCCATCAGCCCGAGACCCATCTCATCCCTCGTGCCCTTCTCGCTGCCGCCGGCCGGCTGGAGCGGCTCGATGTCTTCGGCACCGATTATGCGACCGAGGACGGAACCTGTGTGCGCGATTATATTCATGTCAGCGATCTCGCGCAGGCACATCTTGCCGCCGTCAATCATCTGATGGAGGATGGCGGCTCGCTCAGCGTCAATCTCGGCTCCGGCCGCGGCACCTCGGTGCGTGAGGTTCTCGAAGCCATCCATCGCGCGACCGGCCATGAAGTCCCCGTGCGTTATCGCCCCCGCCGCGCCGGCGACCCGCCGATCCTCTTTGCCAACATAGCACGGGCCAAGGCCGAACTTGGCTTCACGCCGGCTCTCTCGGATATCGATACGATCATTCGCACCGCCAGCCCGACCTTTGGACTGGGGGTTGTCGCATGA